The genomic interval AAAATATGCAAAGGCAGGGGTCTACCGGGAAATAACACAACTTCAGGAAGGGGAAATAAGGGAAGTTCTCTGACTGCAATTGATGAATAGGATGCCATGATTGATGTAGTGATTAGTTTTTCCCTAAACAGGCAGCTTATACTTGGGCAATTAAACTTAAAGCTTTGCTTCCTCAAATAGAAGCAATGGGTCTTAAACTCATAATGACTAATACTTAGTCTATCGTATTGCTCAAAGCTTCACGAGACAGAATCTCTTTAAAACGCAAATAGAACGAAGCCTCATCAGCGGCTGCTGAAGACTTCGATCTACTCAAAAATGGATGAGAACGCTGGCTCGCCTTAGAGTTTTACTTCAATATCAACGCCAGCAGGCAAGTCTAATTTCATCAACGCATCAATCGTTTTGGAAGAAGGCTGGTAAATGTCAATAATCCGGCGGTGCGTGCGGGTTTCAAAGTGTTCGCGAGAATCCTTATCAACGTGGGGAGAACGCAGAACGCAGTAAATCCGGCGCTTCGTGGGGAGAGGAATGGGGCCAATGGCTGTAGCGTTCGTGCGATTGGCGGTATCTACAATCTTTTCACAAGAGGTATCGAGCAAGCGCCGATCGAAAGCTTTCAGGCGGATGCGGATTTTTTGCTGCTGAAGAGTGGCCATTTACTTTCTCAAGAATTATTTGTCAAGGTTCGGGACGAACAGAAAAAATGTCTGAGTTCAGACAAAAGTAGAGCAGAAAAAGTATTTTACCCTAAAAGGGAGGCTTTTTCTGCTCCAAGCTGCGGAGGTAAAGAAGCAGCTAGAGAGCTGTACTTTACCCCAACGCTAAAATCTACTTCACGATCTTGGAAACGACACCTGCGCCGATTGTCCGACCGCCTTCGCGAATTGCAAAGCGCATCCCTTGCTCAATAGCAATCGGGTTGATTAGCTCTACAGTCATCTTAATGCGATCGCCGGGCATGACCATTTCAACATTGCTACCCTCGTCAGAGGTGAAGGCTTTGATCGTTCCGGTTACGTCGGTTGTCCGTACATAGAATTGAGGACGGTAGTTGGCAAAGAAAGGAGTGTGGCGGCCGCCTTCTTCTTTCTTCAGCACGTACACTTCTGCCTCAAATTGAGTATGAGGAGTGATAGAACCGGGTTTAGCCAGAACCATACCGCGCTCAATATCCGCTTTTTGGATACCGCGCAGCAGCAGACCCACGTTGTCTCCAGCCATCCCTTCATCAAGGGTTTTCTGGAACATTTCTACACCCGTTACCGTGGTGCTGCGAGTATCGCGGATACCAACCAGTTCAACGGTTTCGCCGACTTTAACTTTACCGCGCTCGATCCGTCCGGTAGCGACGGTACCCCGACCCGTAATCGAGAAGACATCTTCAACTGCCATCAAGAAAGGCTTGTCAATTTCCCGTTCGGGGGTAGGAATGTAAGCATCGACTTCATCCATGAGTTTGTAGATACAATCTACCCACTCATTCTCGCCGCGTTGCAGCTTGGGACTTGCGGTCATCGCTTCAACAGCTTGTAAAGCCGATCCGGCAACAATGGGGATGCTGTCGCCATCAAATTCGTAAGAACTGAGCAGTTCGCGAACTTCGAGTTCAACCAGTTCGAGAA from Desertifilum tharense IPPAS B-1220 carries:
- the tuf gene encoding elongation factor Tu, whose product is MARAKFERTKPHVNIGTIGHVDHGKTTLTAAITMTLAALGNAKARKYDDIDAAPEEKQRGITINTAHVEYETESRHYAHVDCPGHADYVKNMITGAAQMDGAILVVSAADGPMPQTREHILLAKQVGVPNLVVFLNKKDMVDDEELLELVELEVRELLSSYEFDGDSIPIVAGSALQAVEAMTASPKLQRGENEWVDCIYKLMDEVDAYIPTPEREIDKPFLMAVEDVFSITGRGTVATGRIERGKVKVGETVELVGIRDTRSTTVTGVEMFQKTLDEGMAGDNVGLLLRGIQKADIERGMVLAKPGSITPHTQFEAEVYVLKKEEGGRHTPFFANYRPQFYVRTTDVTGTIKAFTSDEGSNVEMVMPGDRIKMTVELINPIAIEQGMRFAIREGGRTIGAGVVSKIVK
- the rpsJ gene encoding 30S ribosomal protein S10 gives rise to the protein MATLQQQKIRIRLKAFDRRLLDTSCEKIVDTANRTNATAIGPIPLPTKRRIYCVLRSPHVDKDSREHFETRTHRRIIDIYQPSSKTIDALMKLDLPAGVDIEVKL